A stretch of Saccharothrix texasensis DNA encodes these proteins:
- a CDS encoding SAM-dependent methyltransferase: MEQASWVPSSVDLDRPSAARMYDYFLGGSHNFAVDREAAKSVEQIFPGMSGAARANRSFLRRAVRYLLAQGIDQFLDLGSGIPTVGNVHEIAQQTNPAARVVYADVEPVAVAHSTALLADNPLAVAIQADLRDPDSVLGSDEVRSMLDFDRPIGLLMVAVLHFVPDSDEPAEAIARYRDALAPGSFVAMSHASWDGVSQEGRESGEQVNAIYRRTDSPLVLRTGAEVAAFFTGLEVVEPGVVPLSEWRPDSDDAYITAYAGVGRKV, translated from the coding sequence ATGGAGCAGGCGAGCTGGGTTCCGTCTTCGGTGGACCTGGACCGGCCGAGCGCGGCCCGGATGTACGACTACTTCCTCGGCGGGTCGCACAACTTCGCGGTCGACCGGGAAGCGGCGAAGTCGGTCGAGCAGATCTTCCCCGGCATGTCCGGCGCGGCCCGGGCCAACCGGTCGTTCCTGCGGCGCGCGGTGCGGTACCTGCTGGCCCAGGGCATCGACCAGTTCCTCGACCTGGGATCGGGCATCCCGACGGTCGGCAACGTGCACGAGATCGCCCAGCAGACCAACCCGGCGGCCCGGGTGGTGTACGCGGACGTCGAGCCGGTGGCCGTGGCGCACAGCACGGCGTTGCTGGCGGACAACCCGCTGGCCGTCGCGATCCAGGCGGACCTGCGTGATCCGGACTCGGTGCTGGGCAGCGACGAGGTGCGGTCGATGCTCGACTTCGACCGGCCCATCGGCCTGCTGATGGTCGCCGTGCTGCACTTCGTGCCGGACTCGGACGAGCCGGCCGAGGCGATCGCCCGGTACCGGGACGCGCTCGCGCCCGGCAGCTTCGTGGCCATGTCGCACGCGAGCTGGGACGGCGTGTCGCAGGAAGGCCGGGAGAGCGGCGAGCAGGTCAACGCCATCTACCGCCGCACGGACAGCCCGCTGGTGCTCCGGACGGGCGCGGAGGTCGCCGCGTTCTTCACCGGCCTGGAGGTCGTGGAGCCGGGGGTGGTGCCGTTGAGCGAGTGGCGCCCGGACTCGGACGACGCCTACATCACCGCGTACGCCGGGGTCGGCCGGAAGGTCTGA
- a CDS encoding alpha/beta hydrolase, giving the protein MNADVLGADYETRVLPLGGGDTTATLVRRRAQPAIRGAVLYVHGFADYFFQRHVAEHFTARGFDFYAIDLRAYGRSLRPGQVANYVTDLAEHFEEIDAAARVIREEDGHRHLVVMGHSTGGLITSLWAHERRSDDVLDALVLNSPWLDLAEPWLVRTVGTALIRGVGRIAPKLVLKPGLGPVYGESIHRDHHGEWDFDTTWKPIEAFPVHAGWLRAIRRGHAQLHRGLDVTAPVLVLRSGRSHLNAKRWTPEAMTADTVLDVEHMRTWGPKIGRQVRIVPVEGGMHDLFLSAESVRLRALAEVDEFLDEI; this is encoded by the coding sequence GTGAACGCAGACGTGCTCGGCGCCGACTACGAGACCCGCGTGCTGCCCCTCGGCGGCGGTGACACGACCGCGACCCTGGTCCGCCGCCGCGCGCAGCCGGCCATCCGCGGCGCGGTGCTGTACGTGCACGGCTTCGCGGACTACTTCTTCCAGCGGCACGTCGCCGAGCACTTCACCGCGCGCGGCTTCGACTTCTACGCCATCGACCTGCGCGCGTACGGGCGGTCGCTGCGGCCGGGCCAGGTGGCGAACTACGTGACCGACCTGGCGGAGCACTTCGAGGAGATCGACGCGGCGGCGCGGGTGATCCGCGAGGAGGACGGCCACCGGCACCTGGTGGTGATGGGCCATTCGACCGGTGGGCTCATCACGAGCCTGTGGGCGCACGAGCGGCGTTCGGACGACGTGCTGGACGCGTTGGTGCTCAACAGCCCCTGGCTGGACCTGGCCGAGCCGTGGCTGGTGCGGACGGTCGGGACGGCGTTGATCCGGGGTGTCGGCCGGATCGCGCCGAAGCTGGTGCTCAAGCCCGGTCTGGGGCCGGTGTACGGCGAGAGCATCCACCGCGACCACCACGGGGAGTGGGACTTCGACACCACGTGGAAGCCGATCGAGGCGTTTCCGGTGCACGCGGGGTGGTTGCGCGCGATCCGCCGCGGTCACGCCCAGCTGCACCGGGGGTTGGACGTGACGGCGCCGGTGTTGGTGCTGCGGTCCGGGCGCAGCCACCTCAACGCGAAGCGGTGGACGCCCGAGGCGATGACGGCGGACACCGTGCTGGACGTGGAGCACATGCGGACGTGGGGACCGAAGATCGGTCGGCAGGTGCGGATCGTGCCGGTGGAAGGCGGTATGCACGACCTGTTCCTGTCCGCCGAGTCGGTGCGGTTGAGGGCATTGGCGGAGGTGGACGAGTTCCTGGACGAGATCTGA
- a CDS encoding M48 family metallopeptidase has product MSSEEIERSSARVRFPGISPRAYEHPVDRGALAVLRAVPGIGPVLQAVAGAFTERGERLGYLASSIRVGPKQYPELDRLRLEVAATLDVDPVPELFVKRDPVPNAMTLGIDKPFMVLTTGLIELLDTEGLRFAIGHEMGHVLSGHALYQTILQRLMQLQHGLGWMPGGYWAITAIIAALREWYRKTELSCDRAGLLCGQDPAAALRVHVAMAGGMDLTQVDTAEFLRQAKEYEQVEDVRDSVLKLIRTWPLTHPMAVVRAAELQKWAAGEEYRAILTGTYQRREDDRPTSSFTEDIKAAARSYKESAAESDDPLMKVFNEVGDVLAGAAGKVRSKFTGAD; this is encoded by the coding sequence ATGAGCAGCGAGGAGATCGAACGGTCGAGCGCGCGTGTGCGGTTCCCCGGCATCAGTCCGCGGGCGTACGAGCACCCGGTCGACCGGGGGGCGTTGGCGGTCTTGCGGGCGGTGCCGGGTATCGGCCCGGTGTTGCAGGCGGTGGCGGGCGCGTTCACGGAACGCGGTGAGAGGTTGGGCTACCTGGCGTCGAGCATCAGGGTCGGCCCGAAGCAGTACCCGGAGCTGGACCGGCTCCGGCTGGAAGTGGCGGCGACGCTGGACGTCGACCCGGTGCCGGAGCTGTTCGTCAAGCGCGACCCGGTGCCCAACGCCATGACGCTGGGCATCGACAAGCCGTTCATGGTGCTCACCACGGGCCTGATCGAGCTGCTGGACACCGAGGGGCTGCGGTTCGCCATCGGGCACGAGATGGGGCACGTGCTGTCCGGGCACGCGCTGTACCAGACGATCCTGCAACGGCTGATGCAGTTGCAGCACGGTCTCGGCTGGATGCCCGGCGGCTACTGGGCGATCACCGCGATCATCGCCGCGCTGCGCGAGTGGTACCGCAAGACCGAGCTGTCCTGCGACCGCGCCGGTCTGCTGTGCGGGCAGGACCCGGCCGCCGCGCTGCGCGTGCACGTGGCGATGGCGGGCGGCATGGACCTGACGCAGGTCGACACGGCCGAGTTCCTCCGGCAGGCCAAGGAGTACGAGCAGGTCGAGGACGTGCGCGACAGCGTGCTGAAGCTGATCCGCACGTGGCCCCTGACGCACCCGATGGCCGTGGTCCGCGCCGCGGAGCTGCAGAAGTGGGCGGCGGGCGAGGAGTACCGCGCCATCCTGACCGGCACTTACCAGCGGCGCGAGGACGACCGGCCGACGAGTTCGTTCACCGAGGACATCAAGGCGGCGGCCCGGTCCTACAAGGAGTCGGCGGCCGAGTCGGATGACCCGCTGATGAAGGTGTTCAACGAGGTCGGCGACGTGCTGGCGGGCGCGGCGGGCAAGGTGCGCAGCAAGTTCACCGGAGCGGACTAG
- a CDS encoding S1 family peptidase gives MPLISDQEEGPMRLAALLMTMLTAFAGTATADVDERVVGGDRASIADHPWVVYVTDAAGNQFCGGTLVAPTKVVTAAHCATTRTPRNTRVVLGREDRKSGEGVVARLDSIWVHPDYVSADQGSDVAVLTLRSPVDYTPLPLAHASDDVLYEAGTSGLVLGWGRTSEQGSASRYLLSATVPVTSDEYCGAAYPQYDPDEMTCAGYDNGGVDTCQGDSGGPFVAGGKLIGVTSWGEGCAREGKPGVYSKIAAYAEVIEDQLAA, from the coding sequence ATGCCTTTGATCAGTGATCAGGAGGAGGGGCCGATGCGGCTCGCCGCGTTGTTGATGACGATGTTGACGGCTTTCGCGGGCACTGCCACGGCGGACGTGGACGAGCGCGTGGTGGGTGGTGACCGGGCGTCGATCGCGGACCACCCGTGGGTGGTGTACGTGACCGACGCCGCCGGCAACCAGTTCTGCGGCGGCACCTTGGTCGCGCCGACCAAGGTGGTCACCGCCGCCCACTGCGCGACCACCCGGACGCCCCGCAACACGCGCGTCGTGCTCGGGCGCGAGGACCGCAAGAGCGGTGAGGGCGTGGTCGCCCGGCTCGACTCGATCTGGGTCCACCCGGACTACGTGTCCGCGGACCAGGGTTCGGACGTCGCCGTGCTGACGTTGCGCTCGCCGGTCGACTACACCCCCCTCCCGCTGGCGCACGCCTCCGACGACGTGTTGTACGAGGCGGGGACGAGCGGCTTGGTGCTGGGCTGGGGCCGGACCAGCGAGCAGGGCTCGGCCTCGCGGTACCTGCTGAGCGCGACCGTGCCGGTGACGAGCGACGAGTACTGCGGCGCCGCCTACCCCCAGTACGACCCGGACGAGATGACGTGCGCCGGCTACGACAACGGCGGCGTCGACACCTGCCAGGGCGACTCGGGCGGGCCGTTCGTGGCCGGCGGGAAGCTGATCGGTGTCACCTCTTGGGGTGAAGGTTGTGCCCGGGAGGGCAAGCCGGGCGTCTACAGCAAGATCGCGGCCTACGCCGAGGTGATCGAGGACCAGCTGGCGGCCTGA
- a CDS encoding LysE family translocator encodes MHLDFTQLPAFLIACAVVVLTPGVDAFLLLRTSMRSGTRAGLLALAGIHTAAFAQVGLVISGVGVVIARYPAVLTGLRWIGAAYLLYLAVTITRGLLRRSGGEVAEVATPRPFRQGFLTNITNPKMLLFSLAFLPQFIGTGDPTWQLGMLAAVFLGLAALWELTIVVAAARVAGSLRRPGVTTALDAVCAAVFLTMSVGLVL; translated from the coding sequence ATGCACCTGGACTTCACCCAGCTGCCGGCGTTCCTGATCGCCTGCGCGGTGGTCGTGCTGACCCCCGGCGTGGACGCCTTCCTGCTGCTGCGCACGTCGATGAGGTCCGGCACGCGGGCCGGGCTGCTGGCGCTAGCCGGCATCCACACCGCGGCCTTCGCGCAGGTCGGGTTGGTGATCTCGGGCGTGGGCGTGGTGATCGCCCGCTACCCGGCCGTGCTGACGGGGCTGCGCTGGATCGGCGCGGCGTACCTGCTCTACCTGGCCGTGACGATCACCCGAGGCCTGCTGCGGCGCTCCGGTGGCGAGGTGGCGGAGGTCGCGACGCCCCGACCGTTCCGGCAGGGCTTCCTGACCAACATCACCAACCCGAAGATGCTGCTGTTCTCGCTGGCGTTCCTGCCGCAGTTCATCGGCACCGGCGACCCGACCTGGCAGCTCGGGATGCTCGCCGCCGTGTTCCTCGGGCTGGCGGCGCTGTGGGAGCTGACGATCGTGGTGGCGGCGGCGCGGGTGGCCGGCTCGTTGCGACGGCCCGGCGTGACGACGGCGCTGGACGCGGTGTGCGCGGCGGTGTTCCTCACGATGTCGGTCGGGCTGGTGCTCTGA
- a CDS encoding S1 family peptidase produces the protein MRISAPVFAVLVLILSALPADAIVGGRDAPATPWAVALFDGGAFFCGGALIAPDKVVTAAHCTVSRTALGVRDRRPADLTAVAGRADLDTAEGRAVRVAAIWRHPAFTGVSAGDDVATLTLATPLPYRPIRIADAAPGRATVYGWGRTAELSAPSRRLREVDVPIRADAECAAEVPDYRPGVMLCAGYPEGGKDACEGDSGGPLTVAGELVGLVSYGRGCARPGQPGVYTRLSRYQGQL, from the coding sequence ATGCGCATCAGCGCGCCGGTCTTCGCCGTGCTCGTCCTGATCCTGTCCGCGCTGCCCGCGGACGCGATCGTCGGCGGCCGGGACGCGCCCGCGACGCCGTGGGCGGTGGCGCTGTTCGACGGCGGCGCCTTCTTCTGCGGCGGCGCGCTGATCGCGCCGGACAAGGTGGTCACCGCCGCGCACTGCACGGTCTCGCGCACCGCGCTCGGCGTCCGCGACCGGCGGCCCGCCGACCTGACCGCGGTGGCCGGCCGGGCCGACCTCGACACCGCCGAGGGTCGTGCGGTGCGGGTCGCCGCGATCTGGCGCCACCCCGCGTTCACCGGGGTGTCCGCGGGTGACGACGTGGCCACCCTCACCCTCGCGACGCCGCTGCCGTACCGGCCGATCCGGATCGCGGACGCCGCGCCGGGCCGGGCCACGGTCTACGGCTGGGGCCGGACCGCCGAGCTGAGCGCGCCGAGCCGCCGGCTGCGGGAGGTCGACGTGCCGATCCGCGCGGACGCCGAGTGCGCCGCCGAGGTGCCCGACTACCGGCCGGGCGTGATGTTGTGCGCCGGCTACCCGGAGGGCGGCAAGGACGCCTGCGAGGGCGACTCCGGCGGGCCGCTCACCGTGGCGGGCGAACTGGTGGGCCTCGTGTCCTACGGCCGCGGCTGCGCCCGACCGGGCCAGCCCGGCGTCTACACGCGTTTGAGCCGCTACCAGGGGCAGCTCTGA
- a CDS encoding GNAT family N-acetyltransferase, with translation MRSHPYPATLRRQWSADLTPDQLYAVLKLRSDVFVVEQNCVYPDLDGRDLEPGTRHFWLEADDSSGPQAYLRLLEEPGGTFRVGRVCTARAARGRGYSRRLMEAVLAEVGQVECVLDAQTYVADFYASFGFRPQGAEFIEDGIPHLRMRRSP, from the coding sequence GTGCGCTCACACCCGTACCCGGCGACGCTGCGCCGGCAGTGGTCGGCCGACCTGACCCCCGACCAGCTCTACGCCGTGCTCAAGCTGCGCTCCGACGTCTTCGTGGTGGAGCAGAACTGCGTCTACCCGGACCTGGACGGCCGCGACCTCGAACCGGGCACCCGCCACTTCTGGCTGGAGGCCGACGACTCGTCCGGGCCGCAGGCCTACCTGCGGTTGCTGGAGGAGCCCGGCGGCACGTTCCGCGTCGGCCGGGTCTGCACGGCCCGTGCGGCCCGCGGTCGCGGCTACAGCCGTCGGCTGATGGAGGCGGTGCTGGCCGAGGTCGGCCAGGTGGAGTGCGTGCTGGACGCGCAGACCTACGTGGCCGACTTCTACGCGTCGTTCGGCTTCCGGCCGCAGGGCGCGGAGTTCATCGAGGACGGGATACCGCACCTGCGGATGCGCCGGTCTCCGTGA
- a CDS encoding 8-amino-7-oxononanoate synthase, which produces MSVRTGDSVFDWIDTRAEARAKAGLARRVRPRPADSTDLDLASNDYLGLARDKRVTGAAAAATLRWGAGSTGSRLVTGSTELHTELEYELANFCGAQSALVFSSGYAANLGALTALSGPGTAIVADQHIHASLIDGTRLSKADVVVAGHCDVAQVTHALATRGKRRALVVTDSVFSVDGDLAPLADLAAACREHDAALIVDDAHGLGVVGDGGRGAVHAAGLAKAPDVVTTVTLSKSLGAQGGAVLGPSRVIKHLVDTARTFIFDTGLAPASAAASLAALKVLRDEPERPARALEVAQDLAFRLKEAGLRVSTPTAAVVSVQAPSPEAAFGWAEACRAQGVVVGCFRPPSVPDQISRLRLTARADLSEGEIERAVRVITETGASAGAVSRPR; this is translated from the coding sequence GTGAGCGTGCGCACAGGTGACTCGGTGTTCGACTGGATCGACACGCGCGCCGAGGCCCGCGCGAAAGCCGGTCTCGCCCGCCGGGTCCGGCCGCGGCCGGCGGACTCGACGGACCTCGACCTGGCCTCGAACGACTACCTCGGCCTGGCCCGCGACAAGCGGGTCACCGGCGCCGCGGCGGCGGCCACGCTGCGCTGGGGCGCGGGCTCCACCGGGTCGCGGCTGGTCACCGGCTCGACCGAGCTGCACACCGAACTGGAGTACGAGCTCGCGAACTTCTGCGGCGCGCAGTCCGCGCTGGTGTTCTCCTCGGGCTACGCGGCGAACCTGGGCGCGCTGACCGCGCTGTCCGGTCCCGGCACCGCGATCGTCGCCGACCAGCACATCCACGCCTCCCTGATCGACGGCACCCGGTTGTCCAAAGCGGACGTCGTGGTCGCCGGGCACTGCGACGTCGCACAGGTCACGCACGCCCTCGCCACGCGCGGCAAGCGGCGGGCGCTGGTGGTGACCGACTCGGTGTTCTCCGTCGACGGCGACCTCGCGCCGCTGGCCGACCTGGCCGCCGCCTGCCGCGAGCACGACGCGGCGCTGATCGTGGACGACGCGCACGGCCTCGGCGTGGTCGGCGACGGCGGACGTGGCGCGGTGCACGCGGCAGGCCTGGCCAAGGCCCCCGACGTGGTGACCACGGTGACGTTGTCCAAGTCGCTCGGCGCGCAGGGCGGCGCGGTCCTCGGGCCGAGCCGGGTGATCAAGCACCTCGTCGACACCGCGCGCACGTTCATCTTCGACACCGGCCTCGCACCGGCCAGCGCGGCGGCGTCACTGGCCGCGCTGAAGGTGCTGCGGGACGAGCCGGAACGGCCGGCGCGGGCGTTGGAAGTGGCCCAGGACCTGGCGTTCCGGCTGAAGGAGGCGGGGCTGCGGGTCAGCACGCCGACCGCGGCCGTCGTGTCCGTCCAGGCGCCGTCGCCGGAAGCGGCCTTCGGCTGGGCCGAGGCGTGCCGCGCGCAGGGCGTCGTCGTCGGCTGCTTCCGGCCGCCGTCGGTGCCCGACCAGATCTCCCGGCTCCGCCTGACCGCGCGCGCCGACCTGTCCGAGGGCGAGATCGAGCGCGCCGTGCGGGTGATCACGGAGACCGGCGCATCCGCAGGTGCGGTATCCCGTCCTCGATGA
- a CDS encoding cytochrome P450, producing MDLFQPEPADLRSLRENAPVHRDERTGMWLVSRYDDVRAVLADPRRFRPDNALTAVTPIPGPVLRVLARAGFSLPPTLANNGTDTHAALRRLVSRFLTPARVAALGPRIAELTADRLDRLDRLDRLHRPDGLDRLDRTDGVGGRVDLHPTLARGLPAIVLLEAMGIRDVDVEALKAWSTASLELFWGDVAVERQHELARSAAAFHQWLTSRIKAADPEGDDLFGALRAQGVPVRDAAGLCYFLLIAGQETTTQLLCAALHAVLREDGLWSRLSEPGVAAACVEEVLRRDPPVSTWRRITAEPVTLAGVDVPAGEPLLLMLAGSGSDPDVFAEPERFCPARPDARKHLAFGFGRHFCLGAGLARLEAEVVLRETARRFPALRLASAEPPPMLGLLSFRAPLSVQVELGDQHDLAGGRPALQQFVRAGGVGQR from the coding sequence GTGGACCTCTTCCAGCCGGAGCCTGCCGACCTGCGCTCGTTGCGGGAGAACGCGCCGGTCCACCGCGACGAGCGCACCGGGATGTGGCTGGTCAGCCGCTACGACGACGTGCGCGCGGTGCTGGCCGACCCGCGCCGCTTCCGCCCGGACAACGCGTTGACCGCGGTCACCCCGATCCCGGGACCGGTGCTGCGGGTGCTGGCCCGCGCCGGGTTCTCGCTGCCGCCGACCCTGGCCAACAACGGCACCGACACGCACGCCGCCCTGCGCCGACTGGTGTCCCGGTTCCTCACCCCGGCCCGGGTAGCCGCCCTGGGGCCGCGGATCGCGGAGCTGACCGCGGACCGCCTCGACCGCCTCGACCGCCTCGACCGCCTCCACCGTCCGGACGGGCTCGACCGCCTCGACCGAACGGACGGGGTCGGCGGTCGGGTCGACCTGCACCCGACGTTGGCCCGCGGCCTCCCCGCGATCGTGCTCCTGGAGGCCATGGGCATCCGGGACGTGGACGTCGAGGCGCTCAAGGCGTGGAGCACGGCGTCGTTGGAGCTGTTCTGGGGTGACGTCGCGGTGGAGCGGCAGCACGAGCTGGCACGTTCCGCCGCCGCGTTCCACCAGTGGCTGACCTCCCGGATCAAGGCCGCCGACCCGGAGGGCGACGACCTGTTCGGCGCGTTGCGGGCGCAGGGCGTGCCGGTCCGGGACGCGGCCGGGCTCTGCTACTTCCTGCTGATCGCGGGCCAGGAGACGACGACCCAGCTGTTGTGCGCGGCCTTGCACGCGGTCCTGCGGGAGGACGGCCTGTGGTCCCGGCTGTCCGAGCCCGGCGTGGCCGCCGCGTGCGTGGAGGAGGTGCTGCGCCGTGATCCGCCGGTGAGCACCTGGCGGCGGATCACGGCCGAGCCGGTCACCCTCGCCGGGGTGGACGTGCCGGCGGGGGAGCCGCTGCTGCTCATGCTCGCGGGCAGCGGCTCCGACCCGGACGTCTTCGCGGAGCCCGAGCGCTTCTGCCCCGCCAGGCCCGACGCCCGCAAGCACCTCGCGTTCGGCTTCGGCAGGCACTTCTGCCTCGGCGCCGGGCTGGCCAGGCTGGAGGCGGAGGTCGTGCTGCGGGAGACCGCGCGGCGCTTCCCGGCGCTGCGCCTGGCCTCGGCGGAACCGCCGCCGATGCTGGGCCTGCTGTCGTTCCGCGCGCCGTTGAGCGTGCAGGTCGAGCTAGGGGACCAGCACGACCTTGCCGGTGGTCGCCCGGCTCTCCAGCAGTTCGTGCGCGCGGGCGGCGTCGGCCAGCGGTAG
- a CDS encoding quinone oxidoreductase family protein, giving the protein MRAVRFHEFGPADVLGVEEVPDPVAGPGQVLVRVTAIGVNYGETIIRSGTGSRVVPWYDLEPGALSGEVVGVSPDGRRLIGFALGEGYAELALLPEDATEVPDGVSDHEALALFLQGTTAVAAADAVRLTAGERVLVEAAAGGVGSLLVQVAARAGATVVAAARGERKLALARELGAHEVVDYGEPDWSTGVEPVDVVFSSVGGAVARQSFELLRDRVGRLAVFGFASGEPLDVTASDVFRKGVAVLGFGNPMTPDTVRRAFTSGLRPVLGEALPLADAARAHELLESRATTGKVVLVP; this is encoded by the coding sequence GTGCGAGCGGTGCGGTTCCACGAGTTCGGCCCGGCGGACGTGCTCGGTGTCGAGGAGGTGCCGGACCCGGTCGCCGGGCCGGGCCAGGTCCTGGTCCGGGTCACGGCGATCGGCGTGAACTACGGCGAGACGATCATCCGGTCGGGCACGGGCTCGCGCGTGGTGCCCTGGTACGACCTCGAACCCGGCGCGCTCAGCGGCGAGGTGGTCGGCGTGAGCCCCGACGGCAGGCGGCTGATCGGCTTCGCCCTCGGCGAGGGCTACGCCGAGCTGGCCCTGCTGCCCGAGGACGCGACCGAGGTGCCGGACGGCGTGTCCGACCACGAGGCGCTGGCCCTGTTCCTGCAAGGCACGACGGCGGTGGCCGCCGCGGACGCGGTCCGGCTCACCGCGGGCGAACGGGTGCTGGTCGAGGCGGCGGCGGGCGGTGTCGGCAGCCTGCTCGTGCAGGTCGCGGCACGGGCGGGCGCGACGGTCGTGGCCGCCGCGCGGGGCGAGCGGAAGCTGGCGCTGGCCCGCGAGCTCGGCGCCCACGAGGTCGTGGACTACGGCGAACCGGACTGGTCGACCGGGGTCGAACCGGTCGACGTGGTGTTCTCCTCGGTCGGCGGCGCGGTGGCGCGGCAGTCGTTCGAACTGCTGCGCGACCGGGTCGGCAGGCTGGCCGTGTTCGGCTTCGCCAGCGGCGAGCCGCTGGACGTGACCGCGTCCGACGTGTTCCGCAAGGGCGTCGCGGTGCTCGGGTTCGGCAACCCCATGACCCCCGACACGGTGCGGCGGGCGTTCACCTCGGGCCTGCGCCCGGTGCTGGGCGAAGCGCTACCGCTGGCCGACGCCGCCCGCGCGCACGAACTGCTGGAGAGCCGGGCGACCACCGGCAAGGTCGTGCTGGTCCCCTAG
- a CDS encoding TetR/AcrR family transcriptional regulator, which translates to MRRDAERNRAAILATAARLIAERGPDGFSMDDVATAAGVGKGTVFRRFGDRDGLVRAVVDETSASWRARAEELLVAGDVPPDERVITFVATLFDHVVAALPLVSAFERVSTRSIACDADAALTHQRLVALISRVKPGADAEYLAHALLAQVRADTLRHLIDRCGLDVARVRAGVISLARGVLAGDLAPAGS; encoded by the coding sequence ATGCGGAGGGACGCCGAGCGCAACCGCGCCGCGATCCTGGCCACCGCCGCGCGCCTGATCGCCGAGCGCGGCCCGGACGGCTTCTCGATGGACGACGTCGCGACCGCCGCGGGCGTGGGCAAGGGCACGGTGTTCCGCCGCTTCGGCGACCGCGACGGGCTCGTGCGGGCAGTCGTGGACGAGACCTCCGCGTCGTGGCGGGCGCGGGCGGAGGAGCTGTTGGTCGCCGGCGACGTGCCGCCGGACGAGCGGGTGATCACGTTCGTGGCGACCCTGTTCGACCACGTGGTCGCCGCGCTGCCCCTGGTGAGCGCCTTCGAACGGGTGTCCACGCGCAGCATCGCGTGCGACGCGGACGCCGCGCTCACGCACCAACGCCTCGTCGCGTTGATCTCCCGGGTCAAGCCGGGAGCGGACGCCGAGTACCTGGCGCACGCCCTGCTCGCGCAGGTGCGCGCCGACACCCTGCGCCACCTGATCGACCGGTGCGGTCTGGACGTGGCGCGGGTGCGCGCCGGCGTGATCTCGCTCGCCCGGGGCGTGCTGGCGGGCGACCTGGCGCCGGCCGGGAGTTGA